One Melitaea cinxia chromosome 17, ilMelCinx1.1, whole genome shotgun sequence genomic region harbors:
- the LOC123661584 gene encoding 5-formyltetrahydrofolate cyclo-ligase isoform X1, with translation MWLRSLVSFYCTSVKSVKMSKIPDPKKMLIREQVAASIAALTAEEKKRQSDIVYNKITNHPYYKSANRIAIFMSTDQEINTMPIISHIKAKGGKAFVPQYAGGQMRMLELEAGDEDNMPLTRHGIAQHSKDIQREDALSQGLDLIIAPGVAFTKNGGRLGHGGGYYDKYIANLRANPATAPKVLAVGFKCQVLDEVPMNESDQIIDGVICAED, from the exons tacgtCCGTAAAATCGGTCAAGATGAGTAAAATTCCGGATCCGAAAAAGATGTTAATAAGAGAGCAAGTGGCCGCTAGCATCGCAGCTCTTACGGCGGAGGAGAAGAAGAGGCAATCTGATATCGTTTATAATAAA ATCACAAATCACCCATACTACAAATCAGCGAACAGAATAGCTATATTTATGAGCACAGACCAGGAAATCAACACAATGCCCATCATTTCCCACATCAAGGCTAAGGGAGGTAAAGCATTTGTACCACAGTACGCTGGAGGGCAAATGAGAATGCTGGAACTCGAAGCCGGAGATGAAGATAATATGCCGTTAACTAGGCACGGGATAGCGCAGCATTCGAAAGATATACAGAGGGAGGATGCTTTGAGTCAAG GCTTAGATTTAATAATCGCCCCAGGAGTGGCGTTCACGAAGAATGGCGGTCGATTGGGACACGGTGGCGGGTATTATGACAAATACATCGCCAACCTTCGAGCGAACCCGGCTACTGCTCCTAAG gtACTAGCAGTTGGTTTTAAATGTCAAGTGTTAGATGAAGTTCCAATGAACGAGTCAGACCAAATAATTGATGGAGTTATATGCGCGGAAGATTAA
- the LOC123661584 gene encoding 5-formyltetrahydrofolate cyclo-ligase isoform X2, which yields MWLRSLVSFYCTSVKSVKMSKIPDPKKMLIREQVAASIAALTAEEKKRQSDIVYNKITNHPYYKSANRIAIFMSTDQEINTMPIISHIKAKGGKAFVPQYAGGQMRMLELEAGDEDNMPLTRHGIAQHSKDIQREDALSQGLDLIIAPGVAFTKNGGRLGHGGGYYDKYIANLRANPATAPKIFCSKGLIKLSKMYEVIYTARKKHPE from the exons tacgtCCGTAAAATCGGTCAAGATGAGTAAAATTCCGGATCCGAAAAAGATGTTAATAAGAGAGCAAGTGGCCGCTAGCATCGCAGCTCTTACGGCGGAGGAGAAGAAGAGGCAATCTGATATCGTTTATAATAAA ATCACAAATCACCCATACTACAAATCAGCGAACAGAATAGCTATATTTATGAGCACAGACCAGGAAATCAACACAATGCCCATCATTTCCCACATCAAGGCTAAGGGAGGTAAAGCATTTGTACCACAGTACGCTGGAGGGCAAATGAGAATGCTGGAACTCGAAGCCGGAGATGAAGATAATATGCCGTTAACTAGGCACGGGATAGCGCAGCATTCGAAAGATATACAGAGGGAGGATGCTTTGAGTCAAG GCTTAGATTTAATAATCGCCCCAGGAGTGGCGTTCACGAAGAATGGCGGTCGATTGGGACACGGTGGCGGGTATTATGACAAATACATCGCCAACCTTCGAGCGAACCCGGCTACTGCTCCTAAG ATTTTTTGCAGCAAAGGTCTGATAAAATTATCGAAAATGTATGAAGTAATATACACCGCCCGTAAAAAGCaccccgagtag